A single genomic interval of Ischnura elegans chromosome 3, ioIscEleg1.1, whole genome shotgun sequence harbors:
- the LOC124155013 gene encoding piggyBac transposable element-derived protein 3-like, whose protein sequence is MAATNKHMGSLSADDILEMLGDSDVDIPGEISSGEDEEHDFNEYLEEYSSEDDVPLASLRSPNSEKGTPKNKKWTRDKMPPYVHDVEDLFCENEEGSQNFLDMFFEYFPPSFWKSVVEQSNLYSVQVRDHRSINMTYDEIIRFVGVSILMGSLNYPQTRLYWSRDLAVPLIQKVMSRDRFFELRNHLHFVDKFVTSDSDDKLQKVRPILDAFLKKCHMLPRSNEQSVDEQMISFTGRCPNRQYVPNKPHPVGLKNFVLAERDGLVLDFHIYVGKGTIPDKDMRELGLGAGIVKLLTRTISHSIIYCDRFFTSEKLGDYLVANNFNLCGTVMKNRVGGALSILKSDKELKRGDYDEVLRSDKKMCCVKWQDSKAVTMLSTCIGSEPHSSCLRWDKTEKRKREVNQPLVIKKYNQCMGGIDLCDRLLAYYSSSMRTKKWPLRVFTHFVDLAIVNSWVMYRRNCVKADVPKREIASLLQFRTRLGNAMIHFESGRVEIREEIQKKRGRPSKCSSISPGPHESSKICVNEETGIEDQQIDHEDQTQQKRRRIIHPVNDVRFDRINHWPIFSNDKNASRCRHSGCSSRTRIKCQKCDVYLCVSLNGCFQKFHTRH, encoded by the exons atggcggccaCAAATAAGCACATGGGAA GCCTCTCTGCTGATGACATTTTGGAAATGTTAGGAGATAGTGATGTGGATATTCCAGGGGAAATATCTAGTGGTGAAGATGAAGAAcatgattttaatgaatatttagaagaATATTCAAGTGAAGATGATGTTCCACTAGCATCACTCCGTTCACCGAATTCAGAAAAAggcactccgaagaataaaaaatggacaCGTGACAA GATGCCACCATATGTACACGACGTAGAAGATCTCTTTTGTGAAAATGAGGAAGGGAGTCAAAATTTCCTCGATATGTTTTTcgagtattttcctcccagctttTGGAAAAGTGTGGTAGAACAAAGCAACCTGTATTCAGTACAAGTAAGAGATCATCGCTCCATTAATATGACCTACGATGAAATCATCAGATTTGTTGGCGTGTCCATTTTGATGGGTTCACTAAATTATCCGCAAACAAGGCTGTATTGGAGTAGGGATTTGGCCGTTCCTCTCATTCAAAAAGTCATGTCACGGGACAGATTTTTCGAGTTAAGGAATCATTTACATTTCGTTGACAAATTTGTTACTAGCGATAGCGATGACAAGTTACAAAAAGTAAGACCGATACTTGAtgcctttttgaaaaaatgtcacatgctaCCTAGATCGAATGAACAATCTGTAGatgaacaaatgatttctttcactGGTAGATGTCCTAATCGACAGTATGTACCGAATAAGCCACATCCAGTAGGactaaaaaattttgttcttgcaGAAAGAGATGGTCTTGTTCTTGATTTTCATATCTATGTTGGAAAAGGAACCATTCCTGATAAGGACATGAGGGAGCTTGGTCTGGGCGCAGGAATTGTGAAGTTGCTAACGAGGACGATCAGCCATTCCATCATCTACTGCGACCGCTTCTTCACTAGTGAAAAACTAGGTGATTACCTagtggcaaataattttaacctcTGTGGTACTGTCATGAAAAACAGAGTAGGTGGTGCACTTAGTATTTTGAAATCCGACAAAGAATTAAAACGGGGTGATTATGACGAGGTTCTGCgcagtgataaaaaaatgtgttgtgtCAAGTGGCAGGATAGTAAGGCAGTCACTATGCTATCTACTTGCATAGGTAGTGAACCCCACTCATCTTGCTTGAGATGGGACAAAACAGAGAAGAGGAAACGTGAAGTCAACCAGCctctagttataaaaaaatacaaccaatGTATGGGAGGAATTGATCTTTGTGATCGACTTCTAGCATATTACTCTTCTTCAATGCGTACCAAAAAATGGCCTTTACGGGTATTTACGCACTTTGTTGATTTGGCTATAGTAAATTCCTGGGTAATGTACCGCCGAAATTGTGTGAAGGCAGATGTACCAAAAAGAGAAATTGCCTCACTTTTGCAATTTAGAACTCGATTAGGCAATGCAATGATTCACTTTGAATCTGGAAGGGTTGAAATCAGGGAGGAGATCCAAAAAAAAAGAGGCAGGCCATCAAAATGTAGTTCAATTAGTCCAGGCCCTCATGAGAGTtctaaaatatgtgtaaatgaaGAAACAGGCATTGAAGATCAGCAAATTGACCACGAGGATCAAACCCAGCAAAAACGTCGAAGAATCATACACCCTGTCAATGACGTCAGATTTGACAGGATAAATCATTGGCCTATTTTTAGCAATGACAAAAATGCATCACGATGCAGACACTCTGGCTGTTCATCAAGAACTAGGATTAAATGCCAAAAGTGTGATGTATACTTATGTGTGAGCCTCAAtggctgttttcaaaaatttcatacaagGCACTAA